Part of the Spinacia oleracea cultivar Varoflay chromosome 5, BTI_SOV_V1, whole genome shotgun sequence genome, TAAGACAGCTATATTAATCCTTGTAACAACCCAAATTTATCCCTCAATGTTCAAAATGTTTACTTACGGGATTAGTCTTGCGTGGACCTGGTCCACGATAATATTAGTGTGGATCCAAAACCAATGATTTTCTCTAGCACCCTTTTTGTATCATAGTAACCTATATTTTTAAAAGTTATTTGCAACTTAAAATCATAATTCGAATACAACATGTATCAAAGACaccaatttgatattttttttataataatcttaataaacatgaataaattagaaataaattattaatcttttttattttgacATATGGATCAAGTCCATTTAACCATTAGTGTTACTTACATTTAGTTTTCTTAGAAAGGTGCGGTGGTCGGGACTCGGGAGTAGTATATACAACTCCGTACACATACGGAGTTGGTCGGGAATCAGATAGGAAAAATGGAAAATGGGCCCATCATTAGGAGAATGGAGAAATATAAGCATTTGAGTTTTTGTCACTAACCCAAACTCCTCCGTTTATTGAGTATGAGTATGAGTGTGAGCACAAATTCTTgtttacaagggttgtacaataaatattgtacaccagagtaaaagttaactcaaaatgtttaaaagttgagctcatatatgtaaaagttatccattttttagtgataaattttttcattttaataaaacttatttcttcaaaatcattaataatgtataaaattaatcatttaactatttaaaatgtttatctatcaacgtgtttttttatgaatataaaagttaatccaaactatgttaaagttacaaaaaaatgggtaaaagttattttggtgtacaataaatttattgtacacctagtgcgcgcaagaccttttggagTATGAGTATGAGTACGAACTACGAAGTACTCCATAGTCCATACTCCATTAAAGAAGCAAGAAGCAAGAAGCAAGAAGCAAGAAGCAAGCAAGAAGAGAGAGGGAGAGGTTAGTATGGGGGTTTGGGAGTGGATATACTCAGTGACTAACGCCGTCAAGCAGAAAACCCCTGACGTAACGCCGGTGGCAGAGATCTGTCGGCAAAGCTACGATTATTGTCGAGATACCACTGTTCATGTCGCCGGCACCGCCACTGCTAAAGCACGTGAGGTTCACGGCTACTTATCCGATGATCAAGTTCGCGATAATCTTGGACGAGTTGCCGTTAACGTCTCCAAAAACAGCGCCCTTTACCTCGCCCGATCTTATGGTATAACCCTTCCACTTATTCTGCATTTTTTTGAATTTCTGTCggcatcaatcaaatttcttgATATTTTCAGGGTTTATAAACACTCCAGCTGCTTGATCTGTTATTAACAGTAATTATTGTTCTAATTTAAACCTTGCTAGCAATAAGACAATAATTCAGTAACTAATAAAGTGAAATAGCTCCAAGGTTAGATGACATGATTGTGGTTAATTCACTTAAGGAGGAAAAAGTGAGGATTGATATGATTGAAGTTAGCAATACTGATGCATGAATGTTTTTTGGTGTTATGGATTTTGGCAATGGATTGATGGTGTAAGCTGTTGCCTTATAGGTTGTAACTTTcaggctttatggtttttctaaATCACGGCGAATTAGTTTTAAGAAGTTCTTTGGCTATATAAGATGTGTTTTGTCTACTTAGTTGGACAATTCTCTGAATCGATATGGATTCTTTGAACCTTGGGTTCTTGTAATAAATGTGGTGTTGGCAGCTCTTGGGGTAGGAGTTCTTGGGAGTGAGTTTATTGATACTTCAGGTTGgattagacctggttatcgggcggggcgggtcagggtcgatGCGGGTCAAAacagggtcgggtattgaaagggtcatttttagcgggtcgataatgggcgggtcaaaagcggatcgcgggtcaatagcgggtcattaatgggcgggtcaataaacgagcaatgaaaaatgaaaaacaaaagagccatgtgcaagtacaagtaaatacgaagctatacacgtaattttttgtatcgttactattttaattttcaaaataattgtagtataagtttgaccctataatgaccctgtccaataaaggccctgtccaataagagccctgcccaataaaagtcctattaacttgaccctaaccctatatccattggactaccctatccaataaccaggtctaggtTGGATGTTATTGTGTaaaagtatgcatttaattcgGCAAGAGTGGAATGGTAGTTGTTAATGTCAAGAACTTAAGGTATAGAATTCAAATGTAAGGTGTATGTGGGTGTTCTTAAGAAATTCCCCCCACCTTTACCAGCAACTCACCAATTTCAACACAACAAATGGAATTAATCTAATTTTGTTGAGTTGAGACACGAATTTGGGACAGAGGATCCGGACTCCTCTTCTTGGGTTGTCACGCTTGATTCCAACCCACAGGCACCTGGAGCATCATTGTTCATTGACTGTGCACCAAACCTTAAGAAAGATCTGCAAATACTACCAATGATCTGCAGGACCTTTTTGTAAGACTATAATAAGGTGCTCACACTCAGCCAAATATATCTTCTTTAAGCAAATAGGGATACTGAAATATCAAAACGGTAAATTCCTCATTTAAAACCAGAGATATTTAGAATCCTCTGCATTTCCAAAGCAAAAGATCTCAGACTTGTATAAATTCACTTGCAAGCCTGAACTGTCAATTTTTTTATGAAACATTGGAGCAACAGATACACAGATTTAACCTCTCGTTGACTACACAGTGTAAAATACTTCAATATCTACTACTATTTGGTAAAAGGAAGTATTGAGGAAATTTCTGAAGTGCATGTGAGAACATCGCTCGCCAGCGTAGGTACTACTGATTAGGTCCTAATTACCAGACTTTACTCTTATTAAGCCAGTATTCATGTACTACTAAGTACTAACTAGTCCAATGAAGTTGTTCATCTAGGAGAGCAGGAGAGTAGGAGATGAGTTGAGCTAAGTCAGCAGATAGGGAGTTCAAGGAATTCAAAGTACCCGGAGCGCCGGGCACGGCTGGCACGCGTGGAGCCGTATTGACATTGATTTCATTTCCTATCAATAGAAGCTTAGTAAACTTAATAAAGTCCATGTTGTATAATACTGTCTAGTCTCCTGAACTCGTACCATAATTCTACTTACCAGTGTCCGGATGTAGGACATTAGCTGGCTGGAGAAAAGGTTAGTCAGCTAACCAACCTAAGTGAGACCTCTGTTGGTTGGAAGTTGCTGACATAGATACTCCATTGAACTTCGCTTTTAAGCGTGGCTACACAGTACACAGTGGTTTTAACTTTTTAAGACATCCGGATTTTGATACAAATGCTTCTAGTTAatttcttgttttattattgGTTGCTGAATACGAAGTATTTCACTAGGAGTGTATTTCATCTGTAGGGGTTGGTCCAGTTATTGATATGGTTTCACAGTCAGTGCAAGAAAAAAAGGCCATTTCATACGAGGAAAGAACAAAGGAATTAGAGACTAAAGTAGCCAAACTTGAGAAGGAGTTAATAGCTGCGCAATCAGAAATACAAAGGTTGACGAAATCCAAACTTTAGTGCTATATGAAATCAAATGCTGATCATTTGTGGTGGAGCAATTTGTGGTTACAAAACTTTTCAACAATTTGATAATTGTAGCTGGAGTGGTGTTGAATCTAAGAGGAAGGAGAAATCAGTTTCAAGTATAGATTGACAATGTGAACGACAAGTTTATGTATTTAGGAATAAAATGATcagtaactttttttttctttccaaaaagcaCAATGGTAGTTATTGATTAATGTCAAAAGTTCTAAGATTTAGTACTAGCAGTGATGAACGTTGGGTATCTTGAAGTATTTTCTCTTCACTTTTGGCATGTTGCTTTATAATCTAGATATATCTTACGTATTATCATATTTTTATACGTAAGATGATCATAGTTATAAAAGGTACTCTAAATTGTGTTAAAACGATGATAAATCATGTTATGCAATACTCTTTTAATATAGATAAATCTAGAGTACTGGTCATCTTTTTATAGGTAAGATAAATGTAGAGTACtttttatgattattttttaaatagaaGTAAAAgcattaatgatcaaagttatTGGCTTGCGTGAAAGTGACCAGTATTGCAAGTGAAAAAAAACATAGGAAGTACTATGGGAAGGTTTGCATCTAGAAGAGGAACTTGATCTGATGGAAGTTGAAGGAATTATAAATAATTCTTTTGTTCTCACTTACAGTTATAATAGAAGCTTAATTTATGCAAATGCAGGTTGTGCAGTACTCTCCAGTCTCAGTTCCATGTACAAAGTAGGTTCCTTTGAAAAGACTAACTCACACCTTGTATCTGCTAACCAAATTTTCTCCAACCGTAGGACATTGGCCCGCTGCAGAAGAGTTGGGTAACAAACCAAAGGCAGTACCATTATGTAGTGGTTTTAGAAACTGAAACCTCTCACTAAAGCAGAATAGTCCAAAGCAGTACCATTATGTAGTGGTTTTAGAAACTGAAATCACATACAAGTGCATTGAGTTAGTGGCTTGTTTTATGATTGATTCTCAATGTTTCCATTGGATTTTATTGATCTGTATTCTATCTGTTTCATGTGTAGGGGGCGGTCCAGTTATTGATATTTTTTCCCGATCGGTGCAAGATAAAAAGGCTGACTCCCATAAGGGAAGAATTGAGGAATTGGAGACTAGAGTAGCTAGCCTTGAGAAGGAGTTGAGCTCTAAAAGAATAGCTCAACAATTAAAGATACAGAGAGTGATAACCGAGTCGGAATCCCAAGATGAATCCAACTTTAATGCAAACATGAATGAAAAACCAGAGGATGTGCTGAAAATCTTTATGATGCAGCAATATGTGGGTAAAAACCTTTTTGACAATCTGATCATTCCAACCGGTGTTGGATCTGAGAAGAAGGAGAAGGTTGTCTCAAATATACAAGGACACCAATGTGAATGATAAAATAAGAAATGGTCATTTGATGTGTTATTTATTGTGGTGTAGCATGTGTTGTGTATACGAAACCCTCTTGTTTTTCAATGGCAGACGCGTCTGTGTGTATTTGCCACTCGGTATTGTGAAAGGAAGCAAAGAAAGATATTAAATCAATTATGCTTCATAAAATTGCACTTGATTAGTTTCATACAAGAAAGTCCGGTGCACACGATCATAAGCTTTACTCATGTCGATATCAGGCCCGACCCTGTGTGCATAGGCGAGGGGTGCGACCGCCTAGGTTCCAGGGCCAGAAGGGGCCCTTATACGATTTGCGTATAGATATTACGTTGCTATTCGTACAAAATAACGCGCGTagaagaaaataaattattatatggcGCAGTGGTAACTcgaatttgattgaattttaaaATCTAGGATCGATCTCTGCTATTCCTGCCTTTTCGTATTACTACTCCGTAATTTTAACTGCATCTTTCCTCCtcctttttttgtctttttctcCCTCTTCTTTGTTCTTgtcatttctttcttttttatttgttttgaatttttgataaatttttttttgtcttaatGTCTGAGAACACAGCAAAattatttctttcctagtatgtTACAAGAATTTAAGAATCCAATGTTTGTAACATACTTCAATTCGTATATGTTTTTTGGAATTTGACGTCTgtaattcaataaaaaaaaatatcgatctaaaaattatcaaaaggtcttgcgcgcacaaggtgtacaataaatttattgtacaccaagataactttaacccatttttttgtaactttaacttaattttgattaacttttatattagtaaaaaaaaattgatagataaacattgtaaatgattaaataattaattttatacattaattagtgattttgaagaaataagttttattaaaatgaaaaaaattatcactaaaaagtagataacttttacatatataagaataacttttaagcattttgagttaactctTACTTGGGTGTACAATAATTATTGTACAatccttgtaaataagaatttgtgaaaaatTATTGAGTAGTATCTAATGAAAATCattcaatatttttttataaatattagcGCCCACTACGAATTTACTCACGTTATGAATCTCgtcaaattaaaaattaatttgttATATTTTTCTTGCATGATCTATGATCAATTTTCTTCACTCATTCTTGCTCTTCATGAAACCCATACACATGAAAAGCATATTCCACATATTTCTTATTACGACATCATATAAATAAGATGAAAGAAAATTTTAATGCATCTGACTTATATCTACAAATACTCCATGACAATGAAAGAAAATTTTAATGCATCTGACTTATATCTACAAATACTCCATGACAAAATATAccgtaaaatataaaaaagcgtaccatttttattattttaatgaaattatttgtcaaaaagagcgtagattttgaaatttaaaattctaatttataTATGGGGGCCCATATTTCTTATTCGGCCTAGAGCCCATTAAATGCCAAGACCGGCACTGGTCGATTTTGATTGCTGCTAGACTTGAACCTTCGGTCTTTCTACCATTGATAAATGTTAATAGCTCATGACTTATAAGAACATTATCCGACATATATCTTCTTGGGATAAAAGCAAATTCCGGTCTATTAAATtttaaatcaaacaaaattcaaagaaaattcaCAAACtaatttgtactccctccgtatttatttaagggatacacttggctggacacgggtattaagaagaaaaattgaatgaaataaagtaataaaacaagtggggttgggaagatattataataaataaacaagtggggatcatgtcattttaggggatggGGGTGAGGATGGgttgtagatagattatttaattagatggtgaggttgataagttactaaaaatggcaagtgtgtCTCTTAattaaatacggccgaaaaaggcaagtgtatcccttaaataaatacagatggAGTACTTCATACTGTACtatattattttcattatttaGTTCTGAAATTGCGCatcaaatcatgaattaaattcgaacaaaaaaaagaatttgTAGTCTTACCATATTAAGATCGGACCCATGAAAAATCACGTGTGATAgtcccattttttttttttttaaggtacgTGTGAtagtcccacattgataaaagagaAGATAGTTACACACTCAATAAAACCAAGgggctactccccttattgccatatggttttaGGTGAAACCTCATTTGGACTTGTTAAGTGGGCTCTCTTTTGATGATGGGTGCGGCCCATGCCCGTATTTAACATTCCATAAGATCTTTTGAAAGCAAAATACAAGAGAATTAGGCACATCTTCTCTCCAATTTTTCATCTATAACAAAAAGTAGGTTTTTGATATATAAAAAAAGTGGATACTTTAATAAACAGAAATAAAGCGTCTAAAAAAGGACAAGATAAGGCATATTGCGTCTTATACTAGTCCTAGTATAAGCTAAACTATAAATTATAAGGGAATGACACATCATAAGCTAGCTGAATTATATTGACGATAAGGTTAAGTacatataaacaaaaataaTGAGTGACTAATTATGAATTTATGAGCATCAAAGAATTTAAAGTATCATTTGCAAAGTgatcaactagcttagcttagTTCCAAATCTCAATCACCCATTTAAAATatgtttaatgtttttttaagtCATCTTTTCTTTAAATAATTCATTCCACTTAAAAAGCGGTGATAACACTGAAAAAGGCATAAATTTAGGTACATACATCTCGCATCTTCTTAAACTTTATTTTCAATTAAGACTATATATTATCTCATTTAATTTGTTCACATTCGAAAATACTATTGCTGTATTCACGGTTCTTTATTTTTCTGGCAATGGGTCCTATTTTTGCTAgttaaaaaaatcgaaaaattattttttaccatataaaaaaactaaaatgtgtattttaccacctaaaaaaaaaattaaaacttgatttttaccactaaaaaatggaaaaaatagatgaaatcgTTATGTGGAAGgccacaataacggtaatatatccaatattttttcttcttctagGATTTAATGTATTTAACTCAGCTCCCTTCCCTTCCCCTACTTTATTCTTTTTATGAATTCACCTGATTTTTTCTCtaattaattcacaaaattaacaaaattcaaTGGAAATTAAGAGAGGGTGAAGGAGTTAAAGAAAATCGCAGAGGGAGTGTATAAAATTGAAGGAACATTGAATTAGTAAGCCCCGCATAACGATTTCATCTTTTTTCCCGTTTTCGAGTGgtaaaaaaacaagttttaatttattctttttaggtggtaaaatacaaattttagttttttaagtggtaaaaaataaattttcgatttatttaggtggtaaaaaataatttgtcatttcttaaaataaaaatctaaaaattaatATGAGACATATGTAAATAAAAAGGGTAAACATTAAtctgggatggagggagtataactgTATAAGTCTTTAGGAAAAGCTTTTCCAGGTGTTTCTCAATTCGAGAAATAGAAATTAGACCAAACAAGGGAATTCTAAGAAGTAGAAACACTTTTCCAAGAACCGGAAAATAACTTCTATGGATGGAAGAAGGGGAATGACCAAATAATAACTTCTCCCAACAGATTCCCGGGGAATTGTTTTGGGCCATTAAATGATTTATATATTTACAATAACACACTCTTCCATTCATTAAATTGACATCAAATATCCTAACTTTTAAAAAGGTAAGGAAAATAAACTTAGGAGCCCCTCCGCACGAGGGTAAAACCTAAGTAATCACTGTTAACAATATCATCTAATTTTGGGCTAGAACTAGGTGTAATATACATAGGCTCGATAATGAGGTGACCAACATTCGCAATCC contains:
- the LOC110804972 gene encoding uncharacterized protein isoform X2; its protein translation is MGVWEWIYSVTNAVKQKTPDVTPVAEICRQSYDYCRDTTVHVAGTATAKAREVHGYLSDDQVRDNLGRVAVNVSKNSALYLARSYGVGPVIDMVSQSVQEKKAISYEERTKELETKVAKLEKELIAAQSEIQRGRSSY
- the LOC110804972 gene encoding uncharacterized protein isoform X1; protein product: MGVWEWIYSVTNAVKQKTPDVTPVAEICRQSYDYCRDTTVHVAGTATAKAREVHGYLSDDQVRDNLGRVAVNVSKNSALYLARSYGGGPVIDIFSRSVQDKKADSHKGRIEELETRVASLEKELSSKRIAQQLKIQRVITESESQDESNFNANMNEKPEDVLKIFMMQQYVGKNLFDNLIIPTGVGSEKKEKVVSNIQGHQCE